The Parus major isolate Abel chromosome 5, Parus_major1.1, whole genome shotgun sequence genome contains a region encoding:
- the SPTB gene encoding spectrin beta chain, erythrocytic isoform X2, whose translation MTSANDYEQLELQQQYSRINVRWDASDDELDNDNSSARLFERSRIKALADEREAVQKKTFTKWVNSHLARVTCRISDLYMDLRDGRVLIKLLEVLSGELLPKPTKGRMRIHCLENVDKALQFLKEQRVHLENMGSHDIVDGNHRLVLGLIWTIILRFQIQDIIVETQEGRETRSARDALLLWCQMKTAGYPHVNVTNFTSSWKDGLAFNALIHRHRPELVDFQNLTKSNARHNLEHAFSVAERHLGITPLLDPEDVFTENPDEKSIITYVVAFYHYFSKMKVLEVEGRRLGKVIEHAKETERMIEGYGGLASDLLTWIEQTIASLNSRSFANSLAGVQHQLQAFSTYRTVEKPPKFQEKGNLEVLLFTIQSRMRANNQRVYTPHEGRLVSDINRAWEQLEKAEHERELALRNELIRQEKLEQLARRFDRKAAMREAWLSENQRLVAQDNFGQDLAAVEAAKKKHEAIETDTAAYRERVQAIEAVAKELELEGYHDIQRINGRKDNILRLWEQLLELLAARRQRLEMNLTLQHLFQEMLHCIDWMDEVKVKLASPESGKHLLEAEELLQTHRLLEADMAVQAEKTRAISAAALRFADAEGYRPCDPKVIRDRVSHLEMCRRELQVLAARRRALLEQSRSLWTCLWELDEAESWIKEQEQLYSSLDFGKDLPGVLLLQRRHAAFEAEMRSRGGRLEQTLAVGEGLAAAGRAAERLRERGAAVRALWAQLEELAAFRRRGLREAEGFFQFQAEVEELAEGLQDARRRAAAEELGQDESRTLVLLRQHQELLDELAAAREQLDRLAQQAEGFPPELRAGPEAQSRLAALRELHAEAAALAERRGRQLQDALDLYTVFGESDACHLWMGSKETWLGELEVPKALEDLDVTQRRLDGLEQDMATVASQIAAVNQAADGLLASGHPRSPQVRQCREQLNERWGRFRELVSERRRAVGSALRLLNYNLESEETQKWLRSKARAVEATAELGRDLAGVLATQRKLYGIERELAVAQDRLAALRSQAERLAEERPEAATEVAQKLAMATSAWDELQAALAERAASLGEAGQLRSFLQDLDDFQAWLFGAQKAVAAVDEVPASLSEAEEMLQRHEAARRDAEEHAGAFAALAEAGERVLGGQTDPEYEGLRQRLGGVKDGWAALGKMAEARKRFLTQCRNFQEFLRDTKQAEILLTKQEYTLSHLELPSTLEGSAAALHRFQNFRAGVESNAKKVPEVVVGGTKLVAEENIFAEKISEKCRALQERHGAVMDKVEEAAGLMQDNHDLQTFLQSCREFDAWVDEKMLMAQDVSYGEARGLHSKWQKHQAFMAELAPNQSWLEKIEAEGTELATRKPQYGAVVTQRLEELRRRWAELSSAAEDKGRQLFEAERSALYARSYGELESWLGRAQEELRHAEKVKDLTATNLLLKRLTRLEEQVKTWMKELEELGRQGTPAAGDVPDTTRQEQMLRQRVLELLEPLERKRKELETAKAMYQLGRDLEDETLWVQERLSLARSTDHGTDLPSVQRLTKRNETLQKELAGHAPRLGEVLNRGEAAGSGEEPGPELAAQAQELRALWETLQKEAAARHQRLREAEEAQQYYMDADEAEAWVSEQELFMGPEEKPKDEESCLMMLKRHVRQLRSIEDYGQTIKELAGRAQQLLSAGHPEGEQIIRLQGQVDKHYAGLKEAAEERRRRLENMSHLFQLKREVEELEQWIAERDVVASSPEMGQDLDHVMLLREKFREFARETGSVGQERVDRVNLTIEDLIDAGHIEAATIAEWKDGLNESWADLLELIDTRMQLLAASHDLHKYFYDGAELLALIATRRQELPQDLGEDAGTVEAFHRMHSAFERDLQLLEAQVQQFRETAARLQTAYAGEKAAGIQEQEQEVSRALQELLEACSGRRARLTDTADKHRFFSMARDLLSWMESTVRQIETQEKPRDVSSVELLMKYHQGIKAEVDARGKNFTNCIELGKKLLQRKHQDSPEIKVKLVELVDKRKAMMETWEQRWERLRLLLEVCQFSRDASVAESWLMAQEPYLASSDYGQTVDAVEKLLKRHEAFEKSSATWEERIAALRKLTTLELLGGRSLREGLVRDGTMRSEAPDYCLDLDGELEAGSEEEEEEEEKKDVSTQDTSLPTTDGPEPQPELECLPWGHRVTPRDIIAVWDISILRGVVTLWDFIGTVQDIGTLQGIFTLWVIVTLWSIVTPRDTITIRSIATPWGTVTLWGIVTSCSIVTLRGRHRHLQGIVTVCQPLCSLPALCSSHMLCLRRDTMAVCGSACLGTGAPSASSACLGTWASPGSAGTRSFSPAWGQDP comes from the exons GCTGGGATGCGTCTGACGATGAGCTGGACAACGACAACAGCTCCGCACGCCTCTTCGAGCGCTCCCGCATCAAAGCCCTGGCAG atgAGCGGGAGGCCGTGCAGAAGAAAACCTTCACCAAGTGGGTGAACTCGCACCTGGCTCGTGTCACCTGCCGCATCTCGGACCTCTACATGGACCTCCGGGATGGGCGGGTGCTCATCaagctgctggaagtgctgtCAGGAGAGCTTCTG CCCAAGCCCACCAAGGGCCGGATGCGGATCCACTGCCTGGAGAATGTGGACAAGGCGCTGCAGTTCCTGAAGGAGCAGCGGGTGCACCTGGAGAACATGGGCTCCCACGATATCGTGGACGGCAACCACCGCCTCGTCCTCGGCCTCATCTGGACCATCATCCTCCGCTTCCAG ATCCAGGACATCATTGTGGAGACACAGGAGGGCCGGGAGACACGCTCTGCCAGGGATGCACTTCTGCTCTGGTgccagatgaagacagcagg GTACCCCCACGTGAATGTCACCAACTTCACCTCAAGCTGGAAGGACGGGCTGGCCTTCAATGCCCTCATCCACAGGCATAG GCCTGAGCTGGTTGACTTCCAAAACCTGACCAAATCCAATGCCCGGCACAACCTGGAGCATGCATTCAGCGTGGCAGAGCGGCACCTGGGCATCACTCCTCTCCTCGACCCCGAAG ATGTGTTCACGGAGAACCCTGATGAGAAGTCCATCATCACCTATGTCGTGGCCTTCTACCACTACTTCTCCAAGATGAAGGTGCTGGAGGTGGAGGGAAGGCGCCTGGGCAAG GTCATTGAGCACGCCAAGGAGACAGAGCGGATGATCGAGGGCTACGGGGGGCTGGCGTCCGACCTGCTCACCTGGATCGAGCAGACCATCGCCTCTCTCAACAGCCGCAGCTTTGCCAACTCGCTGGCTGGCgtgcagcaccagctgcaaGCCTTCAGCACGTACCGTACCGTGGAGAAGCCCCCCAA GTTTCAGGAGAAGGGCaacctggaggtgctgctctTCACCATCCAGTCGCGGATGAGGGCCAACAACCAGCGTGTCTACACCCCACACGAGGGGCGCCTGGTCTCTGACATCAACCGG gcctgggagcagctggagaaagcGGAGCATGAGCGGGAGCTGGCGCTGCGCAATGAGCTGATCCGtcaggagaagctggagcagctggcacGGCGCTTTGACCGCAAAGCAGCCATGCGGGAGGCCTGGCTGAGTGAGAACCAGCGTCTGGTGGCCCAG gacaACTTTGGGCAGGATCTGGCGGCGGTGGAGGCAGCCAAGAAGAAGCACGAGGCCATCGAGACAGACACGGCTGCCTACAGGGAGAGGGTGCAGGCCATTGAGGCTGTGgccaaggagctggagctggagggctACCATGACATCCAGCGCATCAACGGGCGGAAGGACAACATCCTGcggctctgggagcagctcctggagctaCTGGCTGCCCGGCGCCAGCGCCTGGAGATGAACCTCACCCTGCAGCACCTCTTCCAGGAGATGCTCCATTGCATCGACTGGATGGATGAGGTCAAG GTGAAGCTGGCATCTCCCGAATCTGGGAAGCATCttctggaagcagaggagctgctgcagacccACCGTCTGCTGGAGGCTGACATGGCCGTACAGGCAGAGAAGACCCGGGCCATCAGTGCTGCCGCCCTCCGCTTTGCCGACGCTGAGG gctATCGTCCCTGCGATCCCAAAGTCATCCGGGACCGCGTGAGCCACCTGGAAATGTGCCGGCGAGAGCTGCAGGTACTGGCAGCGCGGAGGAGAGCCTTGCTGGAGCAATCGCGCTCCCTCTGGACCTGCCTGTGGGAGCTGGACGAGGCAGAGAGCTGGATcaaggagcaggaacagctctaCTCTTCCCTGGACTTCGGGAAGGACCTGCCCGGcgtgctgctgctccagcgCCGGCACGCTGCCTTCGAGGCCGAGATGCGGAGCCGGGGCGGGCGGCTGGAGCAGACGCTGGCGGTGGGCGAGGGGCTGGCGGCGGCGGGCCGGGCGGCCGAGCGGCTGCGGGAGCGGGGGGCGGCCGTGCGGGCgctgtgggcacagctggaggagctggcgGCGTTCCGACGGCGCGGCTTGCGGGAAGCCGAGGGCTTCTTCCAGTTCCAGGCGGAGGTGGAGGAGCTGGCggaggggctgcaggatgcGCGCCGGCGGGCGGCCGCCGAGGAGCTGGGCCAGGATGAATCCCGCACCCTTGTCCTGCTGcggcagcaccaggagctgctggacgAGCTGGCGGCCGCCCGGGAGCAGCTGGACAGGCTGGCTCAGCAGGCCGAGGGCTTTCCGCCGGAGCTGCGTGCCGGTCCCGAGGCGCAGAGCCGGCTGGCGGCCCTGCGGGAGCTGCACGCCGAGGCGGCCGCACTGGCCGAGCGCCGCGGCCGCCAGCTGCAGGATGCCCTGGACCTCTACACTGTTTTCGGGGAGAGCGATGCCTGCCATCTCTGGATGGGCTCCAAGGAGAcctggctgggagagctggaggtgccGAAGGCGCTGGAGGACCTGGACGTGACGCAGCGCAG GTTGGACGGGCTGGAGCAAGACATGGCCACCGTGGCTTCCCAGATCGCCGCAGTCAACCAGGCAGCCGACGGGCTCCTGGCCAGCGGGCACCCCCGGAGCCCCCAGGTCCGGCAGTGCCGGGAGCAACTCAACGAGAG GTGGGGCCGGTTCCGGGAGCTGGTGTCAGAGCGCCGGCGGGCGGTGGGCTCGGCGCTGCGCCTCCTCAACTACAACCTGGAGTCGGAGGAGACCCAGAAATGGCTGCGGAGCAAAGCCCGAGCGGTGGAAGCCACGGCCGAGCTGGGCCGCGACCTGGCCGGCGTCCTGGCCACCCAGCGCAAGCTCTACGGCATCGAGCGGGAGCTGGCAGTGGCCCAGGACCGCCTGGCCGCCCTGCGCTCCCAAGCCGAGCGCCTGGCCGAGGAGCGGCCCGAGGCGGCCACGGAGGTGGCCCAGAAGCTGGCGATGGCCACGTCCGCCTGGGATGAGCTGCAGGCGGCCCTGGCAGAGCGTGCGGCGTCCCTGGGGGAAGCCGGGCAGCTCCGGAGTTTCCTGCAGGACCTGGATGACTTCCAGGCGTGGCTCTTCGGCGCTCAGAAAGCCGTGGCGGCCGTCGATGAGGTGCCGGCGTCGCTGTCGGAGGcagaggagatgctgcagcGGCACGAAGCGGCCCGGCGCGACGCCGAGGAGCATGCGGGAGCCTTCGCTGCCTTGGCGGAGGCGGGGGAGCGGGTGCTGGGGGGGCAGACGGACCCCGAATACGAGGGGCTGCGGCAGCGCCTGGGTGGCGTGAAGGACggctgggctgccctgggcaaGATGGCAGAGGCTCGGAAGCGCTTCCTCACCCAGTGCCGCAACTTCCAGGAGTTCCTTCGCGACACCAAGCAGGCAGAGATCCTCCTCACCAAGCAG GAGTACACACTGTCCCACTTGGAACTGCCCTCCACGCTGGAGGGCTCGGCTGCTGCCCTGCACCGCTTCCAGAACTTCCGTGCTGGTGTGGAGAGCAATGCCAAGAAGGTCCCAGAGGTGGTGGTTGGTGGCACCAAGCTGGTGGCTGAGGAGAACATCTTTGCCGAGAAGATCTCCGAGAAGTGCCGAGCTCTCCAGGAGCG GCATGGAGCCGTCATGGACAAGGTGGAGGAGGCAGCGGGTTTGATGCAAGACAACCACGACCTACAGactttcctgcagagctgccgTGAG TTTGATGCCTGGGTGGATGAGAAGATGCTGATGGCTCAGGATGTCTCCTATGGAGAAGCCCGTGGTCTCCACAGCAAGTGGCAGAAGCACCAGGCATTCATGGCTGAGCTTGCACCCAACCAAAGCTGGCTGGAGAAGATTGAAGCG GAGGGGACGGAGCTGGCCACACGCAAGCCGCAGTACGGTGCGGTGGTGACGCAGCGGCTGGAGGAGCTGCGCCGGCGCTGGGCCGAGCTGAGCAGCGCTGCCGAGGACAAGGGCCGGCAACTGTTTGAGGCTGAGCGCTCGGCTCTGTACGCCCGGAGCTATggggagctggagagctggCTGGGGCGGGCGCAGGAGGAGCTGCGCCATGCCGAGAAGGTCAAGGACCTCACCGCCACCAACCTGCTGCTGAAGAGGTTGACG AGACTGGAAGAGCAAGTGAAAACATGgatgaaggagctggaggaactGGGGCGGCAGGGCAcccctgctgctggggatgtgcCAGATACCaccaggcaggagcagatgCTCCGGCAGCGAGTGcttgagctgctggagccactggagaggaagaggaaggagctggagacTGCTAAGGCCATGTACCAGCTGGGGCGGGATCTGGAGGATGAGACG CTATGGGTGCAGGAGCGGCTTTCCCTGGCGAGGTCAACGGATCACGGCACCGACCTCCCAAGCGTGCAGCGCCTGACCAAGAGGAATGAG AcactgcagaaggagctggCAGGCCATGCCCCCCGCCTGGGTGAGGTGCTGAACCGGGGAGAGGCAGCGGGGAGCGGTGAGGAGCCAGGCCCGGAGCTGGCGGCTCAGGCACAGGAGCTGCGGGCGCTGTGGGAGACGCTGCAGAAGGAGGCAGCCGCCCGGCACCAGCGCCTGCGGGAGGCTGAAGAGGCCCAGCAGTACTACATGGATGCTGATGAGGCCGAGGCCTGGGTCAGCGAGCAGGAGCTCTTCATGGGACCTGAGGAGAAACCAAAG GATGAGGAGAGCTGCTTGATGATGCTGAAGAGACATGTCCGGCAGCTGCGCTCCATCGAGGACTACGGACAAACCAtcaaggagctggcagggagggcacagcagctgctctctgctggccACCCCGAGGG GGAGCAGATCATCCGGCTGCAGGGCCAGGTGGACAAGCACTACGCGGGGCTGAAGGAGGCGGCCGAGGAGCGCCGCCGGCGCCTGGAGAACATGTCCCACCTCTTCCAGCTGAAGCGGGAGgtggaagagctggagcagtgGATTGCCGAGCGCGATGTGGTTGCTTCCTCCCCGGAGATGGGGCAGGACCTGGACCATGTCATG CTCCTGCGGGAGAAGTTTCGTGAGTTTGCGCGGGAGACAGGGAGCGTGGGGCAGGAGCGCGTGGACCGGGTGAACCTGACCATTGAGGACCTCATTGACGCGGGGCACATCGAGGCGGCCACCATAGCTGAGTGGAAGGATGGGCTGAATGAGAGTTGGGCTGACCTCCTGGAGCTGATCGACACCCGCATGCAGCTCCTTGCCGCCTCCCATGACCTCCACAAATACTTCTACGACGGTGCCGAGCTGCTGGCCCTCATTGCCACCCGGcgccaggagctgccccaggatCTGGGTGAGGATGCCGGCACAGTGGAGGCTTTCCACCGCATGCACAGCGCCTTTGAGAGGgacctccagctgctggaggcacag GTGCAGCAGTTTCGGGAGACGGCAGCACGCCTGCAGACCGCCTATGCTGGGGAGAAGGCAGCTGGaatccaggagcaggagcaggaggtgtcccgagcactgcaggagctgctggaagcgTGCAGCGGGCGCCGGGCACGGCTGACGGACACAGCTGACAAGCACCGCTTCTTCAGCATGGCACGAGATCTGCTCTCCTGGATGGAGAGCACTGTCCGGCAGATTGAGACGCAGGAGAAACCCAG GGATGTCTCCTCGGTGGAGCTGCTGATGAAATACCACCAGGGAATTAAGGCTGAGGTGGATGCTCGGGGGAAGAACTTCACCAACTGCATCGAGCTGGGCAAGAAGCTGCTGCAGCGCAAGCACCAGGACTCACCAGAG ATCAAGGTGAAGCTGGTGGAGCTGGTGGACAAGAGGAAAGCCATGATGGAGACGTGGGAGCAGCGCTGGGAGCGGCTGCGGCTGT TGCTGGAGGTGTGCCAGTTCTCCCGCGACGCCTCGGTGGCCGAGTCATGGCTCATGGCTCAGGAGCCCTACCTGGCCAGCAGTGACTACGGGCAGACGGTGGATGCAgtggagaagctgctgaagcGGCACGAAGCTTTTGAGAAGTCCTCCGCCACTTGGGAGGAGCGCATTGCTGCCCTCAGGAAGCTGACAACG ctggagctcctgggtgGGCGGTCTCTGCGTGAGGGGCTGGTGCGGGATGGAACAATGCGCTCCGAAGCTCCTGACTACTGCCTGGATCTGGATGGGGAGCTGGAGGCTGG GtcggaggaggaggaggaagaggaggagaagaaggatgTGAGCACACAGGACACTTCACTGCCCACTACGGATGGACCAGAGCCG cagccagagctggagtGTCTGCCCTGGGGCCACCGTGTCACCCCAAGGGACATCATTGCTGTATGGGACATCAGTATCCTGCGGGGCGTCGTCACCCTGTGGGACTTCATCGGAACCGTGCAGGACATCGGCACTCTGCAGGGAATTTTCACCCTGTGGGTCATTGTCACCCTGTGGAGCATCGTCACCCCAAGAGACACAATCACCATACGGAGCATTGCCACCCCATGGGGCACTGTCACCCTCTGGGGCATCGTTACATCCTGCAGCATTGTCACCCTTCGAGGCAGGCATCGTCACCTACAGGGCATTGTCACCGTGTGCCAGCCCCTGTGCTCGctgccagctctctgctcctcccaCATGCTCTGCCTGCGCAGGGACACGATGGCTGTCTGTGGCTCTGCCTGCTTGGGGACAGGAGCCCCTTCTGCCTCTTCTGCCTGCTTAGGGACATGGGcatctcctggctctgcagggaccaGATCATTCtcccctgcctggggacaggacCCTTGA